Proteins encoded by one window of Brevibacterium atlanticum:
- a CDS encoding bifunctional salicylyl-CoA 5-hydroxylase/oxidoreductase → MKIAVVGGGPGGLYFSALVKQLRSDVEITVWEQNAASDTFGFGVVFSDETLGGIGNADPVVADYMERHFARWADIDIHYRGEQLTVGGQGFAAMYRKDLLEMLQQRTRELGVDVRFSTRAPDVNELAADYDLVVAADGLNSLIRRTFADSFKPSLDLRANKYIWLGTSEVFEAFKFFIKETEHGVMQVHGYPFSDQGSTFIVEMHEDVWRRAGFDKTENEVFGPGVNDDYAVNRIREIFAEELEGYELLTNNSKWINFTTVRNQNWVHENIVLLGDAAHTAHFSIGSGTKLAMEDALALAACIFENSDLNTALRAYETERRPVVESTQRAAQASLEWFESIGMYAGQDPVQFAFNLLTRSRRITQENLRLRDPEFAKRVEEHFATSQALAEVAPAMFQKYRLGGVELANRIVVSPMNMYSAGEDGVPTDFHLAHLGSKAMGGAGLVMAEMTAISRSARITPACVGLYSPEQVAGWKRITEFVHTMTQSKIGIQLGHAGRKGSTKRMWEGIDQPLESGNWDIVSASALPYASVNAVPTELDRAGMDAVVADYVAAARNAADAGFDVIELHAAHGYLLSAFLSPLTNRRTDEYGGSMENRLRFPLEVFDAVKQAWPAEKAITVRVSATDWVRGGNTVEDALAISQAFVEHGVDGIDVSTGQVTPEESPAYGRSYQTPFADRIRQDVAGPANVAVIAVGAISSFDDANSILLAGRADLIAVGRTHLYNPHWTLQAAAEQEYRGSGAEWLDQFRAGRRKPPAARTDAVRPRLSLLREDELTDDPHLRWKPSTRENAAV, encoded by the coding sequence ATGAAGATCGCCGTCGTCGGAGGAGGGCCAGGAGGCCTCTATTTCTCCGCACTCGTCAAGCAGCTGCGTTCGGACGTCGAGATCACAGTCTGGGAGCAGAATGCCGCTTCGGACACGTTCGGATTCGGCGTCGTGTTCTCCGACGAGACTCTCGGAGGAATCGGCAACGCCGACCCGGTCGTCGCGGACTACATGGAGCGGCATTTCGCCCGCTGGGCTGACATCGACATCCACTATCGCGGCGAGCAGCTCACCGTCGGAGGTCAGGGTTTTGCGGCGATGTACCGCAAGGACCTGCTCGAAATGCTCCAACAGCGCACACGGGAGCTCGGCGTCGATGTCAGGTTCTCAACCAGAGCACCTGATGTGAATGAACTCGCCGCGGACTACGACCTCGTCGTCGCCGCCGACGGACTCAACTCGCTCATTCGTCGCACCTTCGCTGACAGTTTCAAACCTTCTCTCGATCTCCGCGCGAACAAATACATCTGGCTGGGGACGAGTGAGGTCTTCGAAGCATTCAAATTCTTCATCAAAGAGACCGAACACGGCGTCATGCAGGTCCACGGTTACCCGTTCTCCGATCAGGGGTCGACGTTCATCGTCGAGATGCACGAGGACGTGTGGCGTCGTGCCGGTTTCGACAAGACGGAGAACGAAGTGTTCGGACCCGGGGTCAATGACGACTACGCGGTCAACCGAATCAGAGAGATCTTCGCAGAAGAGCTCGAAGGCTATGAGCTGCTGACGAACAATTCCAAGTGGATCAACTTCACCACTGTGCGCAACCAGAACTGGGTGCATGAGAACATCGTGCTGCTCGGCGATGCCGCGCATACAGCACATTTCTCGATCGGTTCGGGCACCAAACTCGCTATGGAAGACGCTCTTGCGCTCGCCGCGTGCATCTTCGAGAACTCCGACCTCAATACCGCGCTCCGGGCCTACGAGACCGAACGACGTCCCGTCGTCGAATCGACTCAGCGCGCGGCTCAGGCATCTCTCGAATGGTTCGAGAGCATCGGCATGTACGCAGGCCAGGATCCTGTGCAGTTCGCTTTCAATCTGCTCACCCGGTCACGTCGCATCACCCAGGAGAACCTGCGGTTGCGTGATCCGGAGTTCGCCAAGCGGGTCGAAGAGCATTTCGCGACCAGTCAGGCCCTCGCCGAGGTGGCCCCCGCGATGTTCCAGAAGTACCGTCTCGGTGGCGTCGAGTTGGCCAATCGGATCGTCGTATCCCCGATGAATATGTACTCCGCCGGCGAAGATGGAGTACCCACAGACTTCCATCTCGCCCATCTGGGGTCGAAGGCTATGGGTGGAGCAGGCCTGGTCATGGCCGAGATGACAGCGATCTCGCGATCGGCACGGATCACCCCTGCCTGTGTCGGCCTGTACTCGCCTGAACAAGTCGCCGGGTGGAAGCGCATCACTGAATTCGTCCATACGATGACGCAATCGAAGATCGGAATCCAGCTCGGACATGCTGGCCGCAAAGGCTCGACCAAGCGGATGTGGGAAGGAATCGACCAGCCGCTGGAATCAGGAAATTGGGACATTGTGTCCGCCTCGGCGCTGCCCTACGCTTCTGTCAACGCGGTTCCCACAGAGCTCGATCGTGCCGGCATGGACGCTGTCGTCGCCGATTATGTCGCGGCCGCGAGAAATGCCGCAGATGCTGGATTCGACGTCATCGAACTCCATGCAGCTCACGGCTACCTGCTTTCTGCCTTCCTCTCTCCCCTCACCAACAGACGGACGGACGAGTACGGGGGATCTATGGAGAACAGGCTGCGATTCCCGCTCGAGGTGTTCGACGCAGTCAAGCAGGCCTGGCCAGCGGAAAAGGCGATCACCGTGCGAGTCTCGGCCACCGACTGGGTACGGGGCGGGAACACGGTTGAAGACGCACTCGCCATCTCACAAGCCTTCGTCGAGCACGGTGTCGATGGGATCGATGTTTCAACTGGTCAGGTTACGCCTGAGGAGTCGCCGGCTTACGGACGGTCATATCAGACGCCATTCGCAGACCGGATCAGGCAGGACGTCGCCGGACCGGCGAACGTCGCCGTCATCGCAGTCGGAGCGATTTCATCCTTTGATGACGCGAACTCGATCCTGCTTGCTGGGCGAGCAGATCTCATCGCGGTGGGTCGTACCCATCTGTACAACCCTCACTGGACTCTTCAGGCAGCGGCCGAACAGGAGTATCGCGGTTCGGGTGCCGAGTGGTTAGACCAGTTCCGGGCCGGACGACGCAAGCCGCCAGCTGCGCGCACCGACGCCGTCCGACCGCGTCTCTCACTGCTGCGTGAGGACGAACTCACCGACGACCCTCACCTGCGGTGGAAACCCTCCACGAGGGAGAACGCCGCCGTGTGA